A window of the Brassica napus cultivar Da-Ae chromosome C5, Da-Ae, whole genome shotgun sequence genome harbors these coding sequences:
- the LOC106398798 gene encoding uncharacterized protein LOC106398798 yields MASRRTTPRDSERIRSRAGSVNAEHIRSGDVSEALTEVLREETRLPRASTQEGKDLDGDKSAARIKSSSQTGSEGHDRPPKKAKTNGSDHRLGVSGEMAVAKPFHWQFSHSKDCPITEDPDSVPHLVRHFKPAGCPLPSFRNMTEREAYVKMAVAHAKAMEANNDFAATFEKRLQDVPRSDELYEIKKVVRELKLGLEMAQDRERANAAQLATVEKLGNQAASLEARLRVMSNERKSAMEKVSFLEEKWEKKKAATDCKARFREVMANIDLLKEIMNNNLLASDELLRLRTKEVVGSELDVMGVLDFSVEKLDLPQITEDLPEDFFAKVPSGMDDTGDRSKRVGGQFEDVEFDVEE; encoded by the exons ATGGCATCGAGAAGAACGACCCCTCGTGATTCCGAAAGGATACGATCTCGAGCTGGTAGTGTTAATGCGGAACACATACGATCCGGAGACGTGAGCGAAGCGCTCACAGAAGTTCTTCGTGAAGAGACCAGACTCCCGCGGGCTTCTACCCAAGAGGGAAAGGACCTCGATGGTGACAAGTCTGCTGCTCGTATTAAGTCGAGTAGCCAAACTGGTTCGGAGGGGCATGATCGTCCTCCGAAGAAGGCTAAAACGAATGGTTCAGACCATCGTCTCGGTGTTTCGGGTGAGATGGCTGTTGCTAAACCGTTTCATTGGCAATTTTCTCACTCCAAGGATTGTCCTATCACGGAGGATCCGGATAGCGTTCCTCACTTGGTGAGGCATTTCAAACCTGCTGGGTGTCCGCTTCCTTCTTTTCGAAATATGACGGAGCGTGAGGCTTATGTGAAGATGGCTGTCGCTCATGCTAAG GCTATGGAGGCTAATAACGACTTCGCGGCGACTTTTGAAAAGCGCCTGCAGGATGTTCCGCGTTCTGACGAGCTTTATGAAATAAAGAAGGTCGTTCGGGAGCTAAAACTTGGTCTGGAGATGGCTCAGGATCGAGAGCGTGCTAATGCTGCTCAACTGGCCACTGTTGAGAAGCTGGGGAATCAGGCTGCTTCACTTGAGGCTCGTCTGCGAGTCATGAGTAACGAGAGGAAGTCGGCTATGGAGAAAGTTTCCTTTTTGGAG GagaagtgggagaagaagaaggccgCAACTGATTGCAAAGCTCGCTTTAGGGAGGTTATGGCAAATATAGATCTCTTGAAGGAGATTATGAACAACAATCTTTTGGCCTCAGATGAGTTGTTGCGTCTTCGAACGAAAGAGGTCGTCGGGTCGGAGCTCGATGTGATGGGGGTTTTGGATTTCTCCgttgagaagcttgatctgcCTCAGATTACGGAGGATCTGCCAGAAGATTTCTTTGCTAAAGTCCCTTCTGGGATGGACGACACGGGTGATAGGTCGAAGCGCGTGGGTGGCCAGTTCGAGGATGTTGAATTCGACGTCGAGGAGTAG